taccaaaagtttatttgaaaattattttaaaagcttagaCTGGGAGGATGTTTTTTGTACCAACCAAAACTTTGCAAGGACCTGGAGGGACACAGTAGGTGGCCTGGGGTGAATGGCAAGAAGCTGCAGGTGGGTGACATAGTCCAAAAGAATCTTGTCTGCAAGAACCTTTTCCCAAGGTTGGTACTTATCCCAGAGCAGAAAGGAGCTGTCCCTCTTCCCAGCTGTCCAAGGGGCAGGAGATGGTAGGAATAGAAAAGAGCAAACCAATCCGGGCACAGGGGCTAGGATTGGGACTGAAGGACAGGGGCAGAGGCAGCTGGGGCTGCAGGGTGACCACTGGTGGAGCAAGATCCCTCTGGCCTCTGTCCTGCTGTTGGATCCTGGAGATGCGCAGGCTCACGGCCCTGCAGGAGGGATTAGAGGTGGGACTGCAGTGGCCTTGGGGGctgtaaaataataagaaatacacTTACCAGTCTCTGCCTGGCACCTAGTTCCTCAGAGCCTTGTAATGTGAGCAATAAGGACGTTAGGAGCATCCTTTGTTCTAACATTTGGTCTTTGACCCCGATTCCTGACACACAGCTAATAAAtcccttggaatttcctgggCAATTGGACCCTCTTTTGTTCTGATGAGGGGACTCTTGGATGGGGGCTGGTCACAAGAAAGACCAAGCGTGTTTagagggggggggggcttctgctcctcctctccctctccagaGAGGGGGAGAAGGGTTGGCAGGGAAGTTAATAATCCCTCATTCCTGTGTGATAAAGCCTCCATAAAACCCCCTGAACTCTGGGGCTCAGGGAGTTTCCGGGTTGGTGAACACATCGTGTGCTAGGAGAGTGGTGCATCCCAACTCCAAGAGGACGAGAACTCCTGTGCTTATGACTGTCCTTCATCTGGCTGTACCCCAGATCCTTTGTAACGTCCCTTACAATAAACTGCTGAATATGTTTCCCTGAGTCCTGGGAGTGGATCTAGCAaatgattgaacccaaggagaCAGACACGGGATCCCCAATTTATAGCTGATTGGTCAAAGTGGAGGTGGCAACCTACTGACCATGTACTACATACCAGACGCTGCAAATTACAATTGTCTCTGCAACTCAATGGAATGCAGTGTCATCGATCCCCATTTTATGGTTggcaaaactgaggctcagagaggttacatCTTAATGGGGACAGTCTTGTGGGACAGAGATCCTTCCCCTGTGGCAACTGTCACAATCTCCAGTGGCTTGGATTGTGCTGCCCCTTCACATCTGTCATCAGAGTGTGGTGTAGAGTGTTGTTTTCTCATCTTATGGGGGCCCAGGAGCTCTGGGTCCACCTCCCTGGCCTTTCAATTCAGCTCTTATCAATGCCCCACCTGGCTAGGCTGGGACTGTGGGTAGCCACTGAGGACCTTCCTGTGTGGATCTGCAGGGCTGACCACATAGCCAGCCCTCCTTGGTCCTGTAGGCAAACGTCCTGCCCGAGTCTGGACCCATCATAAGCCTTCAACCCTCAGTAACGGATGGAGGAAGGCCATGTGACTAGTCCTCACCTGGATCAGTTTAGGGAAGCATTTcttttgttgctgctgctgctgctgctgctgctattgttGCTGCTGAGATACTTCGGCCTGGACGATGGTCGCTGGGATTTTGAAGTATTCAGTTTCTTCCTCCCAGCCTGAGAGTCTATCCacagcgagagagagagagagagagagagagagagagagagagagagagagaagcttcaTCAACAGCCTCTGAACCTCTGGATGCAGCCAAGCCTGAAGCTACTGCTGGTTATTTGAGCCCATGACTTTCCCCTTTGCTTGAACTTTCCGTGTGCATCAATTTAGCACTCTGACTTTAAAAGAGCTAGATGATGACCTGGGGGGTTGGTCACTCAGTCCATCCCTCCCTCATCAGGAATGAGCTCTCTCTGGAGCAGGGGCAGCTGCCAGAATGTGGAGCTCTGATTCTCTCCCTCAGAGACTGAGAAGCAAAGGGGCCTGCAGACAGGGAGGGTGGGCTCCCTAGATGCTGGGCTGGGGCCTCACCCACCTTGGATGGTTAGCCGGTTGTCAGACCTCTGGGAGACCTTGAGCCTAGGATTTACCCATCTCATTGCCTTCTGTACCCTGATGTCCCATGGGTTCCCGCACACGGTTTTACCTGGTTGGTGGAAGTAGAATCTGCAGTGGGTGGGGAAGGGGTGCCCACGTTAGGGTGGAAGGAGCAGCAAAGCTGTGTGTGTTCCCCACTCCCATCGCACGGCCCCACTCACATGATGGCAAACAGGTTGCAGCTGCCGCTCACCTCCTGGATCCGGAAAAACCTGGCGCGACGGAGCACAGCCAACTTGGGTTTGGGGTAGTAACCCAGACAGCAGTCTTCAAAGGACCCTGCAATCACACCGCCACCCACACGCTCAAACCTGCACATGGGCACTGGCAGGGACAGTCACAGACGTGGAAAAGCACACCATGACCCTTGCAGCCCCGACCGAGGCATGCGCACTGCCTGACTGCCTCTCAGCCTTTGCTACTGGGACAGCTGGCAGGGGTTGGTGGGGTCCATGGGCCCTGCTTGGAAAGGAGCGGACCACCCAAGAAACAGCCCAGAGCCCCTTCTCTGCTCTGGGAGCACGGGCGCAGACCCTGAGGAGGGAAGACAGGCTCAGGGCGATGGCATCTTAATGGAGGGCATCTGACACAATCTTGAGTTGTTTGGTTTGTGCTGTCCCTTCACATTTGGCATCGGAAGTGTAGTGTCCCCAGTGCCACTCTCCTAAAAATGAGGTTGGTTAGCTCCTGCTGAGGTCCTGGATCCTCTCCAGGCTGGTCTGTCTTCTCATGGAACTAGCTCTGATCCCTCTTCCTCTCCGTTCCCATCAGTGACCACTCAAGTGACCCAGCCAGACACTAGGAGTTCTAGAGGGTTTACTTGTGGATctaataaaaacacttaaaagaGTTCCCACTATGTGCCAAATACCCAAACGGAGAAGAGCTGGAATTAATGTTGTCTTGGAGAGCTCCTGGAGTGGTGGGAGACAGGAAGTTGACCTTTGTGGGGAGGGGGACAACACAGCACGGGGGATGCCTGAAGAGGAGGTAACGATGCTTGAAAGATCTGGGCAGAGGAGCAGATGGAATGAATGAGAAGAAGAGGGGGCGATGGGATGGTGGTGGAAGCCAAGGTGGGCTCTTTCTCCCAGTCTGTCTTGGAGGTCCTGCAATCCACCTCTGCCAGAGCCCACCTGAGTCGGGGGTCCTGGCAGAGCAGAGCACAGCAGCGGTGGAGCAGGGAGAGGGCTCAGTTCTCATTGTATCCCCCACCCTGTCCCCGAGGACAAGGAGCAGTGGTGTTAGATAGGACCTGCGGCTCCAGTGATCCTCAGCAGGTGGCTCCCAATGCTGGGGGCCACTGCCCCCTTCCCCAGGATCAAAGAGCAGGCGCTGGGCCTGGCTCTGATAGCAGGACAATAGGAACAAAGACCAGCCCTCCTCCTGGGCAAAGGCTAAGCTCTGCCAGATCCTGCCAGACCTAGAATGGGGACAGGCAGAGCAGGAGGGTGGGGCCACGCTCCTCAACCCTGCTTGGCCCCTGCTTGGCCATCTGGGAGGACTCACTGGCCTTGCCACAGGAATGTAGGACCCCATCTCAGGGATCCTGGGGGAGTCTGCATGCCTCCATCTGGCCTTTGGTGACCAAAATCCTCAAGTGCCTACTCTGGGGTGGAGATGGGGAGGAAGACAGAAGGGCTCCCTCACTGGGGCTGCTGGGCACAGGCAGCAGGTCAGGTCACTGGATCCTCTCACCGGCTCCAGGCGAGGGGAACTTCAGGTTCCCACCTCATAGACGAGAAAACTAAAGCTCACAAAGGCTGAGTGGCAATTCTCGGCTGCACTGCACAGGTAAGCTGGGCAGGGCCCCGATGGGAAACCACTCCCCAAGGTCTCCAGGGCTCTGGTCTCCAGCCCCATCCCTGGCTCTGCAGAGTCAGGACATTGAGGTATATTCCTGGCTGCAAGTGGCTTTACCCACAGCTGGAAGCCACCCTCTGTTCCCACATTCCCTAGGCCACTGGAGTCCTGCAAAGGAGGTACACAGGGGTGGAGGACTCTGGAAGAAGGAGCTGGGGACCCTCTGTCTCCCTTCATCCCAGGGCACAAACACCAGGAATCTCTGCTATGTTGGGAACAGGAGCCATAGGAGAATTCAGTGGTGGTAAGGGATCTGGAAGAGGAGAGGGGTAAACGGGCGGACAGGGGACGATGAGTCTAGATCGGGAAAGGAGGGACCAGGGGCGTAGGGTAAGTACAGTTGACTGAATACAGTACCTTGGGTGTGGATGGGAGGGACCCAGGCCCCCAAAAAGCAGGCTGCCAGGCTGGCAAGGATCCAAGGGTTCATGGTGCAGGCAGGACCTCCTCTCTGGGCACTTCAAGGATAGACAGAGTGGcctggggaggtggagagggatGATAAGGACCCAAGGAAGACAGCAGCAGGCACTGCTGGGGCCCAGGGCCTTCTGCAAGAGAagcaggtgaggggctggggatgtggctcaagcagtagcgcgcttgcctggcacgcgtgcggcctgggttcgatcctcagcaccacatacaaacaaagatgttgtgtccgccaataactaaaaataaataaataaataaatataaaaaaaaaaaaagagagagagaagcaggtgaCTCAGGGTAGGGACAAGCTGAGCAGAAGGGACCTGCTGCTGCTCTCAGTCATGGCCAGACGAACGACTCACCAATGCCTATGGGGTCCCCAGAACCAGGGCCTGCTGCGGTGGGTGTGCTGTGTGTGGGGTTAGGCAGCTGAGCTTCTCTCTTATAGGTAGAGCCCCACCCCACAACCTctggccctccctccctcctccctccctccctcatcccACAGGCTCTGTGAGACTCCAGGGTTCTCCCTCACTGTAGATAGACCAAGCCTAACTTCCACCTGGATCCTCTCAAAGTCTGGCTGCCCTAGGAACCTCCTCCATCCCAGGCCTCTGGGCCAGCAAACTTGCACTGTCCCCAAAGGGTCCTTTGTCTTCTCCTGTCCCCTCACCTGCACACCCGGGCAGACACATTTTCCTGCACACAAGCCTCAGCTGATAGAGCCTCCAAAGAAAGCCTTTCCCTGGCTGCCTACTCCCAGGTATAGGAGGGACCTGAACTTCACCCATCTCCCCCTCCTGCACAGTGGGGCAATTTATATGTCACAGATATGCTGTGGGTTTGcgataggcaaatccatagaaacagaaagtagattagtagtGGCcatgggttggggtgggggggggcgggttgGGGGGTTGGCTGCTCAAGGTGCATCTTTTTGTTCTGAAATCAGATAATGGCAATGATTGACTAAGTCTAATGAACACCAGAGAAAGGTACACTTTCAATGGAGAAGTGAATGACCTGTGAATTTTCCTCCAATGTTATTTTAAGAATAATCTCGATAAATTGGAAATGTGGTGCACGTCTGTGTTTCCAGCGACGTGGGAGAATGAAGCAGGGGGCTAGCCTTGAACTGGCGCGAgcctttctccaaataaaaactgaaaagggctgaggacagaGTTCAGCGggagagcgcccctgggttcaatccccttaCCAAGCGGGGATGGcgcgggtggggtggggtagaaGTAAACAAAGACCACGGAGATGAAGAAGAGCCCAATAAACTTATTAGTAACCACAACCACGAAGAAACACTCTGGTTTGAAAGCAAAGCCAGGAGCCGCAGGTAACCATGACAACGGGAAGCAAAGCAACATTCACCTGCAACCGAGGCGAGGGGCCCGGGAAGGAGCGGAGCGGGCGGTGCGGACACTTCACAtagcattgcttttctttttcttttttcttttcttttctttctttctttcttttttttattttcttatttttttatggcCCGCAAGTTtatccctcctctctctttttttgtggtgcttgaggatggaacccactgCCTTGCGCACGCTagccaagcgctctaccaccgagctgtTCACCCAGCCTCCGTTTCTCGGGCTctgcaggggggtgggggtgtgggggggtccCTAGTGGTGGCCCTGGGCTCGCCGCCCTGCAGCTGGGTGGGGGAGGGTCCGAGGCTTTGAGGACGGTGCCAGTGGGGATTGAAATGGGTGGGGCTTGATGAATGGCATTTAGGGGTGCCGGGAGAGACTTTTAGTTGGGGGCGGGAGTTAAACGGGGCTTAGAGTCTGGCGGGTGGGGCTTGGCCGTGGGGCGGGGCTGACGGGTTCAGTTCTTCCCCTTCAGCTCCCTGCAGCCCCGCGGTCCGTCGCAGGTGTACCTCCTGCGCCCTCCTGCTGCTCGGGTTCCTTTCTTTGGGTGGGTGATGCTAGGCGGGGACGCGGCTCCGCGTGGCTGCGGGCTTGGGACGCGGCGTGGCGGGCCAGGGCTGGCCTACCCGCTATGGCTCACTGCCCTCCTACCTGCGCCTTTGGCGGGCAGGGATCTGGCGTGACCCAGACTCGGCGGGAGGTCCCTGGAATGTGAGCCCACCTTCCCAACCTACCCTCAGGGTTGGTCCCGCCAGCAGCCTTCatggggaggagggggacggagggAGGGGGTCCCCTGAGGGACCAGGATGCAGGTTACACAGGGTTGTGCACGCGCCCGAACCGAACCCAAGGGTCGTGGTGGGAGACAAGCTGTTCGAGAAGACGAGGCTCTGAACTAAAGCTTTGGAGTTCTGACAAGTTCTGATAAATGTGAAGGCCAGATCTTCGCAGTCAGGGCTGAACGGTGCGGCAGGCCGCCCCTCTCCCATCTCTACCTTTTCTGGAAGCCGAACTAGTATCAACAGAGAGCCTTCTCTGAAAGTGTGAAATGAAAACAGATGGGGTTGGAGTGGGGCACAATCTCCGCCCTTCTGGCTTCTGGTCATCGGCTGTCATGATGGGGGAAAGTGGAAAGTCTCCAACTGCAGCTCAACCAAAGTCAGGTACTGACCACGTCCTAGAGCCTGGTAGGGTTCTTCTACAAGCTGAGCCAACGGCAACCGCCaggtggaggggaggggctgggctcaACTCTGGAAATATTCTTTGCCCAGAGAAGGGCACCTCTAGTGTGTGCACACAGATGGAAGAGTCAGATGTACAGAGGAGAAGACTGAGGGTCAGGGAGGCCATGTCATttaccgtttttttttttttttaataccatgaAGGAAAGTGTGACAGTCCCCTAATGCTGGAGGGCTCAGAGCAGGAGCTTGATCATCATTGGCAAAGATGGAGGGGCACTAGGTGAATGCTCCAGGCTGAAGTGAGTCCTTGCTTTTACATATCAGACCCTGGCTGCCCACAGCTATCCTGAAGCTCTGGTGCCTCCAAATCCCTGGGTGTCCTCTGGGAGTCTTGGCTCTAGTGGTCTCTGAGAGAAGCAGCTGGAGGCCCTCTCCCACACTATCTGTGCATCTCATAGGGCTTATGATACCAGGTGCCTGTCTGGCAGGTGTGGCCAAAgcagtctctttttaaaaaaaaaaaaaagaatttgttcaTTTGAGaactttttggtaccagggactgaactcaggggcacttgaccactaagacacatccccagcctattttgtattttatttagagacagggtcttgcttttgctgaggctggctttgaactcatgatactcctgcctcagtctcctgagccactgggattacaggcgtgcacctccatgcctggtggttttttgtttgtttgtttttttctttttgatgctggagattgaattcaggagcattcaaccactgagtcacatccccagctaagttgcttaggccttgaaaaattgctgaggctggctttgaatccttgatcctcctgcttcagcctctggagccatcgggattacaggcctgtgccaccacgctcagcttgattttaaatttcccttttaatCTCCTCATTGATCCATTGATTATTCAAAAGTGTGTTGTTCACTTATTATTGAAATTCCTCCTAATATTGCTTTCTAATTCCATACTATGGTGGATGGAAAAGATACTTAATCTGATTTCAATCTTAAATTTGTTGAGGCTTGTTTTTTGCCTAACATATGATCTACCCTGGGGAATGTTCAATGTGCACTTGAGAAGAAGGGGTATTTTGCACCATTGGATGGAATGTTCTCTACATGTTTATGAGGCCCACTTGGTCTAGAGTGCGGCTCCAGTCTAATGTCTCAGTATTGAGACATTCTGTCTGGATGATATGTTCATTGCTGAAAGTGGGACACTGAAGTCCCCTGCTTTTATTATATTGGAGTCTATCTCTCCCTTCAGttctattaatatttgctttatatatttagacGTTCTGATGTTGAGTGCAGCTATATTTACCACTGTTAAATCCTTTTGATGAATTGACccctttatcattatgtaataatCTTTGTCTCACTTTGCagggtttggcttaaaatctattttatctgatatgagtaTAGCCACCCCTGCTCTCTTTTGGCTTCCATTTGCAAggaatatctttttccatcccttcactttcagtctatgtatgtcctGAAACCAGCTGCCTCTTGCTCTGGTCTGGATGCACTGTGGTTGCCTGGCAActagaggaggggaagaaaatagGTTTACTAGGATGCTCTATAAGCCCCTGGCCTGATGCTCAGGGACCTGGTTTATGGACAGTCTGTGTGACCCCTTTAGCTATGTCCTCAATGCAGTCAGCCCTGCTGCCTCCTGAAGTCTGGCTTCAAGGGACTTCCTGCCCTAGGCTGAGGTGGCCTGTTTCAGGAACAGCTGCAGCAATGGCCTTGGGCACAGGCCACGACCAACCAGAGGGATTCAGACTACCAGCACCAGTCCTGGCCATAGACCAAGTCCtcgtatctttcctgcttctgccCTGTGTATGGATGAACATCAGGGAAGGGTGACTGCCTGACGCGCTGAcattgaggctggggctgggatggCATGGGGAGGGAGTGGAGGATGGTGGGCCCTGAGGAGAGGGTTCCATGGAGCCCTGAGTCCCTCTTTGAAGCTGCTGAGGTCTGCTTCCCTTATGAGACAGGTTTTCTGCGCATCTCTCAGGCAGGCAAGTGGGTGTGTCACAGCCATCACAGATGAGGGTGATGTCATTAACTCCTCATTAATCACCTGTTGGAGGTCATTTGATatttcactcattcaacaaacactcagcacctactgtgtgccaggcatgggGCTGGGGGCTTAGCCAACCTTAAGTTGCCAGGGCCAATCTAGTcttccaaatgattttttttttttttaagatagtgtcttgctgtgctgcccaggctggtgttatggtttggatcttactGTCCTCCCAAAGGCCATGTGCTCAAGGTTGGTCCCCAGTTGATGGCACTGTTGGGAGATGGAGGAAAcattaggaggtgggacctagttgaagaGAGGTCACTGGAGGTATATTGTGTCCCCTGCCTCTTCCTcgctgtctctctgcttcctggttgccactAGGACATCTTCTCTCcttcatgcccttccaccatgaggttTTGCCtccctcaggcccaaagcaatggagccagcagaGCATTGGCtgaaagctctgaaaccatgagccaaaaggAGTCTTTGCTCCGTTAAGTAGTTttttcaggtatttgtcacagcaatgaaaagctaacgcagccggccttgaactcctgggctcaagccgtCCGTCCTCagacctcagcctctggagtgtgactacaggcaagtgccactgcacccagcttactAATGATCactaaatgtaaaacaaaaatatctttatttttttaaaaaaactatttttatttttgtggtgctgctgGTGAAACCTGgagttaggtaagtgctctaccattgagctgcattccCAACTCTGATCCACCTGCCTTAGTCAGCTCAGGGCCAGGTACCAGACAATTCCCTTCTGTGTGCCCAGATCCTATGAAATGACTTAAACAAGGCCAGCCTAAGCTCCTTAACCTGCCTCACCTGCTCCTTTCTGTGGAGGAGACTTGTGCTACGGGTTTCCTTTGTACCCTCTGCCTCCTGATGGGCCCTTGGTGCTTCCCCACGTGGCCCTGTGTGGCATGGTGTGCCCCTCCTCTTGGGAACTGAGAATAACAAAGTTATCTTTTCAGTGTCAATCATCTCCTAATCTGTTGGGCTCCCCATACTTGCATAATTGtaaaatctacatttaaaaacaGGTGGCAAGTAATATGCAGGGAGCTGGGCATGAGGGGAATAACAGACACTCCATTTTCCAGAGGATGTTCACAGGATGCAGCAAGGCTTGGAGGTCAGCCTCCTGGAGAAGGTAGCCGCAGGGTGCAGAATGCCTAGGGCACCCACCGGGCCTCCATAGGGAACAATAGCTGAATGGAGACCTGAAAGATGAGCAGGTGTTTGAGGCCAGCAGAACAGGATGCTAGAAGGAGCTGCCAATTCCACAACAGCCAGGGTGGGAGAGTGGGGCAGGGGTGGACAGCGGAAGATGAGGTGGGAGGGACAAGCtattcagggcctcacatgctaagCCAAGGAAGGTGACCTTCATCACGGGGACAGGGGAGCTGCTGAAATTCATTTAGCCAGGGGAAGGTTGTGGTCAAATGTCTGAGCACTGCCAAGGTCCTGCGGAAGATGCACTGGAGAGGGAAGCACTGGGCAGGAGACTCAAAAGTGCAGGCAAAAGCGGCAGACTGCACCCATGGGAGTCCTGCTTACGGGTCATCTCAAATCTGGGGACCTTGGCAGTATAGTGCATACCAGCCATGCATGAGAAGGGGTCCAGGAGGCCATTGGTGCCCACAGGTTTAAGGAGAGCAACAGGCTTCTGCCCATCTACCTTCTCATGTCTCCTGCCCCAATTCCCTGGCTTCCGGTCATCCTCAGCACACGCCAGTTAAGGGACTGGGGAGGGGGACTGGCTCATCACCCCTGTGGTTCCTGCTGCTCCCCCAGGGCTCCTGCCCAGCCTTTGCCAAGCAGGGCCCTCAGCCTGAGACCCCTCCCCACTCACTCAGTAGCATCTTTAGGCAGCCAGCTTGGCCGGGATT
This genomic interval from Marmota flaviventris isolate mMarFla1 chromosome 1, mMarFla1.hap1, whole genome shotgun sequence contains the following:
- the Ccl25 gene encoding C-C motif chemokine 25, with the protein product MNPWILASLAACFLGAWVPPIHTQGSFEDCCLGYYPKPKLAVLRRARFFRIQEVSGSCNLFAIIFYFHQPGKTVCGNPWDIRVQKAMRWVNPRLKVSQRSDNRLTIQDSQAGRKKLNTSKSQRPSSRPKYLSSNNSSSSSSSSNKRNASLN